The following DNA comes from Humidesulfovibrio mexicanus.
TGGGGGAGGTGGGGCGACGCTCCGGGACATCAACAAGCCAACAGCGAGTGCGGCCGCCACGGCCAGGACGATCCACAGGACAAGCCGCTTGCGAGCGGGCGAAAGGCCAGGACCAGGCCGACGTTTCCCGGCCTGGTCCTTGTTGTTGCTGTGCTGTGTCATTGGCTTGCTAGCGAATGTCCCGAATCTTGGGGAGGGTCTTGACCATTTCAAGCCCCAGTCGCAGTTGGTTGTCCTTCTCGATCAGCGCACGCGCGGCATCGCTCTCCTGGCCAGGTTTGGCCGGGGTCTTCTTGCCTTTCTTGGCGCTGCCGTTTTCCAGGTGACGGGAGAAGTCCTTTTCGCGGAACGTGAAGCGGTCTTTGAGGTTCTTGTCCTCGTCAGAGGGAGGTGCGGTGAAGGGAATTTCCAGGTCCGGCACGATGCCCTCGGCCTGAATGGAACGGCCGTTGGGCGTGTAGTACAGGGCGGTGGTGAGCTTGATTCCCGATCCGTCCGGCAGAGAGACTACGGTTTGCACCGAGCCCTTGCCAAAGGTCTTTTCGCCAATGAGCAGGGAACGCTTGCGGTCCTGCAGGGCCCCGGCCACGATTTCCGCTGCGGAGGCGCTCCCCGCGTTGATGAGGGTGACCACCGGCGTTTGCACGAGGTCGTCGGAGGACTTGCGACCGGTAAAGTCGCGGCGCGACTGGGGATCTTTTCCCTGGATATAGACGATGAGCCCATCCTCAAGGAAGGTGTCGGCAACGGTCACGGCCTGTTCAAGCAGACCGCCAGGATTGTTGCGCAGATCAAGCACGATGCCCTGAATGGGGGTCTTCTTGGCGTACTCGGCCAGCTTCTCGCGCAATTCCTTGGTGGTGTGCTCGTTGAAGCGGGTAATGCGGCAGAGCACGTAGCCCTTGTCCAATTCCTGCGTCTTGACGCTGATGATGGGGATGGTGCCGCGGGCGATGGTCACGTCTTCCGGCTGCTGCGCGCCCTTGTGCAGAATGGTCAGGGTGACGGTCGTGCCCTGCGGGCCACGGATTTTTTTCACGGCCTCGGTCATGCCGAGTTCCATGGTGGGGTCGCCGTCAATTTCGAGGATGATGTCCCCGCTTTTGAGGCCGGCCTTGTGGGCGGGGGTGTCCTCAATGGGGGACACCACCACCAATCGACCGTTCTCGGAGCTGATCTCTATGCCGATGCCGTGGAAGGCGCCGCTGGACGAGACCTGCAGTTCCTTGAAGTCTTCGGGGGAGAGGAAGGCCGAGTGGGGGTCGAGCTGCTCAAGCATTCCTTTGATGGAATTTTGAATGAGTTCGGCCTTGGTGACCGGCTTCACATAGTGCGTTTCCACCATGTCGACCACTTGGCTGAACCTGCGCAGGGCCTCGAACTGGTCGTCCTTGGCCGGTGCAGCCCCAAGGGGCGCCGGGGCCACGGTCAGGGTCAAAAGCATGATGAAACAGACAAACCAGATGCCGACGCGCATAGAAATCCTCCAGGGATCGGACCAGGAACGGAACAGCGCCGCCTAATGGGCGGGCATGAGCCACAGCTGCGGATTAATGGGTTTCTGGTGAAAACGCAATTCGAAATAGAGTCCGTTGCCGTGCGCTTCCGGGTAGTACCCTGCGCGGCCTATGGGTTCGTCCTTCTCCACGTCCTGTCCCGGCTCCACGCTGGTCTCAGACAGATAGGCGTACAACGTGTAGTAGTCGCCACCATGGTAGAGGATGACGACCTTGCCCAGGCCGCGCAGCACGTCGTTATGGACCACCTTGCCCCAAAACACGCTGCGAACGGTGGCCGCTTCGCCGGTGGCGATGCCGATGCCCCTGCGGGCGGGCTTGCCTTCTGGCGCGAAGGCCGTCACGACACGGCCTCCAACAGGCCAGGGCAGGGCGGCCTTGAAGGCCTCGAACTTGCGGCCGCGCAGGCTTACCAGCTGGTAGTTGAGCTGTTGAATGGTCTTGAGGATGCCTTGCAGTTCGCCCTCTAGATCGCGACGCTGGGAGTTCACCTGGTTCATGCGCGCATTGAGCGCAAGCCGGTCCTTGAGCAGGGCGTCCTTTTCCGCGTTGACGGCGGCCAACTGCCTGTCGACACGCTGTTCGAGTTCACGCTGGCGTTCCAGCACGCCGGAGAGCTCCTGCTCCTGACGCCGCACATCCTCAAGCATCGCGCGTGCGCGGGCATAGGCCGCGCCGTTCCACTGAAAACGGCGGTCCGCAGAATCCCATCCGTCCGCCAGCCGTGCCCCCTCCTGCATCCCCTGGGCCTGCACGGGCCACAGCAGTTCCAGCAGACGCCGAAGCTCACGCACGGATTTTTCGCGGCGCACGCGCAACTCTTCGTACTGCCCGGCGTGGCGAGCCTCTTCCGCGCGGATGAGGGCAAGCTCCTCCTCCTGCTTGGCGATGCGCGCCTGAGTCGCCTTCATGCGGGTCTCAACCTCTCCCAGCTTGCCCGCCAGGGATTTTTCCCGTGCGGCAAGCCTGCGCACCTCGCCCTTGCGTTCCTCGGCCTTCAGGCGTTCGTTCCGCAAGGTTTTTTCCAGCTGCGCACCCTGTGCCCAGGCCGCGGGCAGCGGCACGGACAGGGCAAAGGCGGCGGCAAGCCAGAGTACGGTCAGGAGGCGCAGAATCATATGGCCATCCGATCCGTATCGGGCAGCAGGGACCGCCCTGGGCACTGTGCGCAAAGGGGGCGCGACTTGTGGCACCACTCTTTGGCGGCGCGCACGATCAGTGCATGAAATTCATTGTAATCTTGAACAGATGCTGGGAGGGAGGATTGGATGATTTCCTGGACCTCGTGGTAGTCGGTCTGCTCCGGGATGAGTTGGTGGCGCGAGAACATGCGCATGGTGTAGGCGTCCACCACGAACGTCTGTTTGCCAAGGGCGTAGCACAGGATGGAGTCCGCGGTTTCCGGGCCGATGCCCCGCACGGCCAGCAGTTTGGGGCGCAACTCCTCCAGGGATTTTCGGGACAGAGCCTCGATGTCGAGGCCAGATTCTTCCTCAAGAAAATCCAGAAAATCTGTCAACCGTTTGGTTTTGATGCGGAAGTACCCTGCTGGGCGGATAAGCTCCTCCAGGCGTGCGGAGGGGAGGGCGCGCAGCCCGCGTTCCGTCATTGCCTGGGCTTGTTTGAGGTTGGCGATGGCCCGCTCAACGTTTTTCCAGTTTGTGTTCTGGGTAAGAATGGCGCCCACCGCCACCTCGAAGGGGGTGTCGCCGGGCCACCAGCGGCTGGGGCCCAAGGCCTCGGCAAAGGCCCGGTACATGCCCCGGATGCGTTCCCCCGAGCGTGACATCAGCTCTCCGCTCCCTCCGCCCTTACGACGTGTGTCCAGAGCAGGCCGCACCATTCGCCTTCGTCGCGCTGCACCGGGTCGGGAAGGCCAAGGCGTTTGTATGCCCGGATGACGTCCTGCGCCTGCTCCACCAGGATGCCAGAAAGCGCCAGGCAACCGCCGGGCGCCAAGTGCGACAGGATGTCCTTGGCCATGAAGATGAGGGGCTTGGACAGGATGTTGGCCACGATGACCTGAAAGCGCTTGTCTTCCGGCAGGGTGGTGATGCCGCCCACGGCGACGGAAAAGGCTTCCGCGACGGCGTTTATCTCGGCGTTTTCCCGTGCGCAGGCAATGGCCTGTGGGTCGATGTCGAGCCCCAGGCCGTGCAGGCCGAGCTTTGCCAGGCCGATGCCCAGGATGCCGGAGCCGGTTCCCAGGTCCAGGAATTCCATACCGGGCGCGATGTGGCCCTCGCGATTGAGATCGGCGATGCAGGTGAGGCAGAGGGCCGTGGTGGGGTGGTGCCCGGTGCCGAAGGCCATCTTGGGTTCGATGATGATGGGCGTGAATTCGGCGTGCTGCTCGTCCGAAAGCCAGGGCGGCAGGATTTCGAAACGGCCACCGCACTCGATTGGCGTGAAGAATTCGCGCCAGCTCTGGCCCCAGTCCTGGCTCTGGGCCTCTTCGGTCCTGATGCCGGAGTGCGGCCACCGCGCGCCGATTTGTCGGGCGACCTCCCGCCCTTCCTCATGGTTTTCCAGATAGGTGCTGAAGTGGGTGGTGCCGTCCACCGCCTGCGACTCTTCCCAGCCGTGCTGGATGGCGGTGGAGAGGAACAGAACGGCCGCGTCGTAGTCGGCTTCGGGCAGTGAGAACTCGATTTTGAGCAGGTCCTGGGTCATGAGCGGGCAATCCCATTGGTGTTGGTGGTGTCGGGGGGAGGGCGATCAGGCTATGGAGTCCACAAGGGAGCCTGTGCCCGTGATTTCGGAACGCATTTGGGCCGTATGCAACCGCTTGGCCTGGTCGTCCACCACGACATGCGGGTGCTCGTTTGCGGTCACAAGCGGGGTGGGATGGGGCTGTACGCTGGCCAGGCGTTTTCCGTAGGGCAGGCGAGACTCCTCGGGCGGCACGGGGTCGCCGCCCTGCCGCACGAAAGAGGCTCCTTTGGAAATTGGCGCGATTTCAGACATATCGCCCCAGGGGCTCGTCCCCGTTGTTAGCTCGTCTTCTTGTCCGAGCCAAGAATATCATCCAGGGCTTGGGCAAAGGCAAGCAGATCCTCCGCCGCGATGGTGAGGGGCGGCAGCAGCCTGAGCACGGTGCCGTGCGCCAGGTTGCACACGAAGCCCCGCTGGCGCAGGTCCGCGTGGATTGTTTCTCCAGGGCCGGAGAGCACGATGCCGATCATGAGGCCCAGGCCCCGCACACCTGCGATCCGATCCGGGTGCTTGGCCTGAACCGCGCGGAAGGCGTCGAGGGCCAGCTTGCCCAAATCGCGGGCGCGCCCGGCAATGTCGTCGCGCTTCATGATCTCCACAACCTTTGCCGCCACGGCGGAGACGACTCCTCCGCCGCCGAAGGTGGTGGCGTGGGAACCGGGCACGAAGCCCTTGGCCACATGCTCCTTGGCCAGCATGGCGCCCATGGGCAGGCCGTTGGCCAGGGCCTTGGACGTGGTGAACACATCTGGCTCGACGCCGTAGTGTTGGTGCGCCCAGAACCTGCCCGTGCGGCACATGCCGGTCTGCACCTCATCGACCATGAACAGGCAGCCCGCCTCGCGGCAGATGTCCGCAGCTTCGCGTACGTAGGACTCTGGCAGGGGAAGGACGCCGCCTTCACCCTGGATCATCTCCATAAGCACGGCCGCGGTCTTTTGCGTCACCGCCGCGCGCAAGGCGTCTATGTCGCCGAAGGGCACACAGGAGAAGCCTGCGGGCAGGGGCTCGTAGCCTTCCTTGATGCGCCCGGCCTGTCCTGTGGCGGTGAGGGTGGCCAGGGTGCGGCCGTGGAAGGAGCCGGAGAGGGTGATGATCTCGCCAGCATCCTTGTAGCGCACGGTGCGCATATAGCGCCGCGCCAGTTTGATGGCGGCCTCGTTGGCCTCAGCGCCGGAATTGCAGAAGAACGCCCGGTCGCAGGCGCAGGTGGAGAGCAGAAGCTCGGCCAGCTCAACCTGCGGGGATTGATAAAAGAGGTTGCTGACGTGCAGCAGCTTCTCGGCCTGACTGGCCATGGCCTCCAGCAGTTCCGGGTGGCTGTGCCCCAGGTTTGCCACAGCGATTCCGGCCAGAAGGTCCACGTATTGCTTGCCGTCGAGGTCGGTCATGCGTGCGCCCTTGGCCGCTGCAATGGCCAGGGGATAGCGTCCGTAGGTCTGGAAGAGGACTTTCTTTTCCCGCGCCACCAGCGCGTCGTGCTTGCTTGTCATTATATATATGCTCCTTGCGGAATTGAACGTGAGCCTACACCTTTCCCGTATGGCCAAAGCCGCCCGCGCCGCGCGCGGTCTCGCCTAGCGCATCGGCAGCGGTGAGCCGGGCCGCGAAGACCGGCAGGAACACCAACTGCGCGATGCGCTGTCCTCGCTCTATGGTTTGAGTCTGGCCAGAGGTGTTCAAGAGCCACACGAGGATTTCGCCGCGGTAGTCCGGATCGATGACCCCCACGCCCTGGGCCACGGTGAGCCCGTCCTTGGCGCCAAGGCCGGAGCGGGAGAACACGAATCCCGCGATGCCCGGCCGCATGATCTCGATGGCCAGACCGGCCGGAACGGGCGCGCGTTCACCGGCTGGGATCACCAGGGTGGGAGAATCGATGCAGGCGCGCAGGTCGAGCCCGGCGGAGTGGTCCGTGGCGTAGGCCAGGGTGTTTTCCTGCCAGACCTGGTGCAGGTAGCGCACGCGGACTTCGAGCTGGTCCTGGTCGGCCGCGCCGTGCTGATGCGTCATGTTCCTCTCCTTCTTGATCGCCAAGCCGGATTTCTTTCCAACGAATCGCCCGTCCTGTCAATGAAAGTCCCCGTCGCGCAATCGTCACGTTGCCAGCCTTGCAATTTCTTCGCGCGCTTTATACGCTGTACGCGTCCAAAAATTCCACATCCCCCCTCAAGGAGACTTCATGCAGGCGCTGCGCGTGTTCAGCGTGGTCCCCAAGCTCCCGCCACGGTTGGAAGCCCTCTGGGATCTCGCGTATAATCTCTGGTTTTCCTGGAACAACGACATTACCAATATTTTCGCAACCATTGACCATGATTTGTGGACGGCCTGTGACCAGAACCCAGTGGAGCTCCTGAACCGTCTGTCTCAGCGGCGCATCGAGGAACTCGCCCGGGACGACTTCTTTCTCCAGCGTCTGGCCGACGCCAAGCGCTCATTGGAGCATTACAAAGACCGTCGGCACTCGCCCTTCAGGTTTCCGGCCCTGCCCGACCGCGATATGGCCGTGGCCTATTTCAGCCTGGAGTACGGCATCGCCATGTGCCTGCCCATCTATTCCGGCGGGCTGGGCGTTCTTGCGGGCGACCACCTCAAGAGCGCAAGCGATCTGAACCTGCCCCTTGTCGGCGTGGGGCTGCTGTATCGCGAGGGCTATTTCCGCCAGTACATGACGCCCGATGGCTGGCAGCAGGAACGCTACCCCGGTCACGACTTCGAGCAGATGCCCCTCAAGCCCGTGCTGGACGACATCGGCAACCAGCTCCGCATCTGCGTGGGTCTGGCCGGGCAGAGCCTCTGCGCCCGCGTATGGGAGGCGCAGGTGGGCAAGGTGCGTCTGTTTCTGCTCGACACCAATCTGTCCGAGAATAGCCATGAGTTTCGACAGGTCACAGCGCGCCTCTATGGCGGCGGCCTGGAGATGCGCCTGTGGCAGGAGATCCTGCTTGGCATCGGCGGCATCAAGGCGCTGACGGCGATGGGCATAGAGCCCATGGTCATCCACATGAACGAGGGACACTCCGCCTTTGCGGGTCTGGAGCGCATTCGCGTCTACATGCAGGAACACGGCCTTTCTTTCGAAGCCGCAACGGAGCTTACGGCCTCGTCCAGCGTGTTCACCACGCACACTCCTGTACCGGCCGGGAATGACCGCTTCCCACCAGAACTCATGCGCGCCTATTTCGAAGATTACGCCGGGAAGCTGGGATTGGCCTTCAAGGTCTTCATGGCCCTTGGGCGGGAGGATCCCCGCGACGAGGGCGAGCACTTCTGCATGACTGTGCTGGCCTTGCGCCTGTCGCGGTTCTCCAACGGCGTGTCGCGGCTGCATGGTGAGGTGTCCCGCCGCATGTGGCGCAAGGTGTGGCCGCAGAATCCTGTGGAGGACGTGCCCATCGGCTCCATAACCAACGGGATTCATGCGGCGACCTGGGTGGCCCGTGACATGGCCATCCTCTACGACCGCTACCTGGGCAATTGGCGCGAGGATCCGGACTGCAAACGGATATGGGAGCAGGCCGACAGCATACCGGATGCGGAGTTGTGGCGCACACACGAACGCCTGCGCGAACGTTTGGTGGACTTCGTCCGCAAGCGGCTGCGCAAGCAGTTGATGGACAAGGGCGCACGCCAGAAGGAAGTGCTGGTGGCCGATGAGGTGCTGGATCCACAGGCCCTCACCATCGGCTTCGCCCGGCGTTTCGCCACCTACAAGCGGGCCAACCTGCTGCTGATGGACAAGGAGCGGCTGGTGCGGCTGCTCAACGACTCCGGCCGACGCGTGCAGTTCATTTTTGCGGGCAAGGCGCACCCCAACGACAACGAGGGCAAGAAGATCATCCAGGAACTCCAGCAGTTGTGCCGCCGCGATGATTGCCGCGCCAGCATGGTCTTTCTGGAAGACTATGACGTGAAGATCGCCAGCCGGATGGTCCAAGGCTGCGACGTCTGGCTGAACAACCCCCGGCGGCCGTTGGAGGCCTGCGGCACCAGCGGCATGAAGGCCATGATCAACGGCGTGCTTCAGGTCTCAACCCTGGACGGCTGGTGGGACGAAGCGTTTCAGCCGGACAACCGCCTCGGCTGGGCCATAGGCAGGGGAGAGGAGTACGAGGACGCCTCCTACCAGGATTTTGTGGAGAGCCAGACCCTGTTCAATATTCTTGAGAATGACATCCTGCCCGAATTCTATGACCGGGGGCGGGGCAACCTGCCGCGCAACTGGCTGCTCAAGATGAAGTCGGCCCTGCGGGAGCTGGGGCCAGTCTTCAACGCCCACCGCATGGTGGAAGAGTATGTGGAACATGCCTATCTGCCTTCCTGCCGCAACTATGTGAGCCTGGTGAAGGACGACTTCCGCGCGGCCAAGGAACTGGCCGACTGGCGGATGCGCCTCATGACGCGCTGGGGGAATCTTGCCATCGACGACATCCGCACGGAAACCCACGCCGACGTCTTTGTCGAGGAGCCCATCCTCATTGAGGCGCGCGTGCATCTTGATGGTTTGTCGGTGTCCGATGTCCGGGTCGAAGTGTACCATGGTCCTGTGAGCCAGGACAGCGTGTTCACCCGCCGCAGCACCACGCCCATGTCCCCGGAGAAGGATCTGGGCGATGGGTGGCACCTGTACCGGGGTGAGGTTCTTCCCCAGGAGTCCGGGAGATTCGGGTTTACGCTTAGGATTTTACCCCACCATCCCTTGCTGTTGGATGCGCACGCCCTGGGATTAATTCGCTGGGCGAACGTCTAAACTACGCAGAGAAAGCCGTCTTTCGTTCGTGAAGGCGGCTTTTTTTGCGTCCACGATTCGTCATTTCCGTGCATGAGACACTGGGGCTTTGCAGGAACGCTATTACAAAAATGTTAATTTGACTACATTTTCGTATTCCTTTGTTGACAGCTCATTACCGTTATGATTTTCTGACGACCCCTGACAGCCGGACCATGCCGGGCGAGTTGCAAGATGGTTTGCTGCTCCACCCGGCGCATTCATCCAAAACACTTGGAGCGAGGTAACGGTTTTGCTTTTTCAGCCAATCAACCGAAACTATCACGACTTCTCCATTGTCCGCGACAAGGACCTTTGCATAAACTGCAAGGTCTGCGTTCGCCAATGTTCTTATGAGGCGCATTTCTGGGATGAGGCTCGCCAGAAAGTGATGCATGACAACGCAAAATGTGTTGGCTGCCATCGCTGCGAAGCCATGTGCCCCACAGGAGCATTGCTTATTCAGAAGAAACGTTCTGATTTCAAGGACAATGCATTGTGGAGGCCTGAGTTTCTCAAGTACATCTACAAGCAGGCCGACACTGGCGGGGTGTTGCTGACTGGCATGGGAAGCCCGGTCAATATCCCGGTGTACTGGGATAAACTCCTGCTCGATGCCAGCCAGGTCACCAACCCCTCCATCGACCCCCTTCGCGAGCCCATGGAGCTCAAGACCTTTCTTGGCTCCAAGCCGGACAAGCTGGAGTTCGTCAAGACCAAGGACGGCAGCCCCAAGCTCAAGACCAAGCTGGCCCCGCAAATAGAGCTGAATTATCCCATCATGTTTTCGGCCATGAGTTTCGGCTCCATCAATTTCAATCTGCATGTGGCCATGGCCAAGGCCGCGACAGAACTCGGCATTTGCTACAACACCGGAGAGGGCGGCCTGCACAAGAGCCTGTACCCCTACGGCAAGAACACCATTGTCCAGGTGGCTTCGGGCCGTTTCGGCGTGCATCGCGACTACCTGAACGCGGGCACTGGCATTGAGATCAAGGTGGGCCAGGGCGCCAAGCCTGGCATCGGCGGGCACCTGCCCGGCGAGAAGATCAACGCCATGGTCTCCGAGACGCGCATGGTGCCCCTGGGGTCCGACGCCATCTCGCCGGCTCCGCACCACGACATCTATTCCATCGAAGACCTGCATCAGCTGATCTTCGCCTTGAAAGAGGCCAGCGAGTACCGCGTCCCCGTGAGCGTCAAGATCGCCGCCGTGCACAACGTGGCCGCCATAGCCTCCGGCATCGTGCGCGCCGGAGCGGACATCGTGGCCATCGATGGCATTCGTGGCGGCACGGGCGCCGCTCCGGGCATGATCCGCGACAACGTGGGCATCCCCATCGAACTGGCGCTGGCCACCGTGGACCAGCGTCTGCGCGACGAGGGCATCCGGAACCGCGCCTCCATCGTGGCCGCTGGCGGCACCCGCTGCAGCGCCGATGTCATCAAGGCAATCGCCCTTGGCGCGGACGCCTGCTACATCGCCACCTCCGCGCTTATCTCCGTCGGGTGCACGCTGTGCGGCAAGTGCTACACCGGCAAGTGTCCCTGGGGCATCGCCACCAACGATGCCCGCTTGGCAAAACGCCAGAACCCTGAGGTCGCCGCCAAAAAGATGGTCAACCTGGTGCGGGCCTGGGGGCACGAGATCGAAGAAATGCTCGGCGGCATGGGGCTCAATTCCATCGAAAGTCTGCGCGGCAATCGTGACAAACTGCGCGCGGTCGGCCTCTCCGACACGGAGATGGACATTCTGGGCGTCAAGCACGCCGGTCGCTAACATGGGGGCGAGAAGAACATGAAACGCGTCTACCCTGACAAAGACTACTGCATCGGGTGCCATATCTGCGAGTTGGCCTGTCTCACCGCGCACTCGCAGAGCAAGGATCTCATCCTGGCCTACACGGTCGAACGCGGCCAGACCGGCCTGAGCCCCTGCAAGCATGTGCATGAGGGCGGTCCCGTGTGTGTGGCCCTTTCCTGCCGCCACTGCGACGAACCCGCCTGCGTGGCCGCCTGCATCTCCGGTGCGCTCCAAAAGGATTCGGAAAGCGGCCGCACCATTTATGACCGCGACAAGTGCGTGGGCTGCTGGTCCTGTCTCATGGCGTGCCCGTATGGGGCCATCGCCAGGCACCCGCTGGAGGCCAAGATCGTCAAGTGCGACCTGTGTTTCGACCGCCCCGGCGGTCCTGCCTGCGTCGCCGCCTGCCCCAACAAGGCCCTGAAGCAGGAGGAGCGCTAGCATGACCTATGTACTCATCGGCAATGGCGTCTCCTCCATCGGGGCCATAGAGGGCATCCGCCGGTACGACAAGGACGGCCGCATCATCGTCATCGGTGCCGAAGACGCCCCCGCCTACGGACGTCCGCTCATCTCCTACCTGCTGGCCGGAAAGATCGGACCGGACAGGCTGGCGCTGCGCGGCGCGGACTATTACGAGAAGAACGGAGTAGAGCTCAAGCTCGGCACCACTGTCACCGCCGTGGACACTGCCAAGAAGATCGTGAACACGGATACGGGCGAGACCGTGAAATACGACCGCCTGCTCATCGCAACCGGCGGCATTCCCTTTGTGCCGCCTATTCCCGGCGTCAAGGGCGAGGACATCTACTCCTTCACCACCCTTGCCCACGCCCAGACGCTCATCGAGCTGTCGGCCAAGATAAAGCGCGCCGTGGTCATCGGCGGCGGGCTCATCGGCCTCAAGGCGGCGGAGAGCCTGCACGACCGGGGCGTTTCGGTGACGATTCTCGAACTGGCGCCGCGCATCCTCTCCGGCGGATTTGACGAGAAGGCCGGTGCGCTCGCCGCCAATCGGCTCAAAAAGGTCGGCATCGAGGTCAACTGCGGCGTCACCGCCAAGGAGATCCAGCGCACGGCCGAGGGCCGCGTCAAAGGCGTGCTGCTGACCGATGGCCGCTTCCTGGAGTGTGACGTCGTGGTCGTGGCCATCGGCGTGGTGCCCCACAGCCAGCTTGCCAAGGACGCTGGGCTCAAGGTCGAGCGTGGCATCATGGTTGACGACAGGCTCATGACCAGCGCCAAGGACGTGTACGCCGCGGGGGACGTGGCCCAGGCCAAGGATCAGCTTACCGGCGAGCATCGCGTGGTGCCCATTTGGCCCAATGCCTACAACCAGGGCTACGCCTGCGGACGCAACATGGCCGGAGCCAAGCTGCC
Coding sequences within:
- a CDS encoding S41 family peptidase — protein: MRVGIWFVCFIMLLTLTVAPAPLGAAPAKDDQFEALRRFSQVVDMVETHYVKPVTKAELIQNSIKGMLEQLDPHSAFLSPEDFKELQVSSSGAFHGIGIEISSENGRLVVVSPIEDTPAHKAGLKSGDIILEIDGDPTMELGMTEAVKKIRGPQGTTVTLTILHKGAQQPEDVTIARGTIPIISVKTQELDKGYVLCRITRFNEHTTKELREKLAEYAKKTPIQGIVLDLRNNPGGLLEQAVTVADTFLEDGLIVYIQGKDPQSRRDFTGRKSSDDLVQTPVVTLINAGSASAAEIVAGALQDRKRSLLIGEKTFGKGSVQTVVSLPDGSGIKLTTALYYTPNGRSIQAEGIVPDLEIPFTAPPSDEDKNLKDRFTFREKDFSRHLENGSAKKGKKTPAKPGQESDAARALIEKDNQLRLGLEMVKTLPKIRDIR
- the glgP gene encoding alpha-glucan family phosphorylase; translation: MQALRVFSVVPKLPPRLEALWDLAYNLWFSWNNDITNIFATIDHDLWTACDQNPVELLNRLSQRRIEELARDDFFLQRLADAKRSLEHYKDRRHSPFRFPALPDRDMAVAYFSLEYGIAMCLPIYSGGLGVLAGDHLKSASDLNLPLVGVGLLYREGYFRQYMTPDGWQQERYPGHDFEQMPLKPVLDDIGNQLRICVGLAGQSLCARVWEAQVGKVRLFLLDTNLSENSHEFRQVTARLYGGGLEMRLWQEILLGIGGIKALTAMGIEPMVIHMNEGHSAFAGLERIRVYMQEHGLSFEAATELTASSSVFTTHTPVPAGNDRFPPELMRAYFEDYAGKLGLAFKVFMALGREDPRDEGEHFCMTVLALRLSRFSNGVSRLHGEVSRRMWRKVWPQNPVEDVPIGSITNGIHAATWVARDMAILYDRYLGNWREDPDCKRIWEQADSIPDAELWRTHERLRERLVDFVRKRLRKQLMDKGARQKEVLVADEVLDPQALTIGFARRFATYKRANLLLMDKERLVRLLNDSGRRVQFIFAGKAHPNDNEGKKIIQELQQLCRRDDCRASMVFLEDYDVKIASRMVQGCDVWLNNPRRPLEACGTSGMKAMINGVLQVSTLDGWWDEAFQPDNRLGWAIGRGEEYEDASYQDFVESQTLFNILENDILPEFYDRGRGNLPRNWLLKMKSALRELGPVFNAHRMVEEYVEHAYLPSCRNYVSLVKDDFRAAKELADWRMRLMTRWGNLAIDDIRTETHADVFVEEPILIEARVHLDGLSVSDVRVEVYHGPVSQDSVFTRRSTTPMSPEKDLGDGWHLYRGEVLPQESGRFGFTLRILPHHPLLLDAHALGLIRWANV
- a CDS encoding aspartate aminotransferase family protein, which codes for MTSKHDALVAREKKVLFQTYGRYPLAIAAAKGARMTDLDGKQYVDLLAGIAVANLGHSHPELLEAMASQAEKLLHVSNLFYQSPQVELAELLLSTCACDRAFFCNSGAEANEAAIKLARRYMRTVRYKDAGEIITLSGSFHGRTLATLTATGQAGRIKEGYEPLPAGFSCVPFGDIDALRAAVTQKTAAVLMEMIQGEGGVLPLPESYVREAADICREAGCLFMVDEVQTGMCRTGRFWAHQHYGVEPDVFTTSKALANGLPMGAMLAKEHVAKGFVPGSHATTFGGGGVVSAVAAKVVEIMKRDDIAGRARDLGKLALDAFRAVQAKHPDRIAGVRGLGLMIGIVLSGPGETIHADLRQRGFVCNLAHGTVLRLLPPLTIAAEDLLAFAQALDDILGSDKKTS
- the dut gene encoding dUTP diphosphatase, with protein sequence MTHQHGAADQDQLEVRVRYLHQVWQENTLAYATDHSAGLDLRACIDSPTLVIPAGERAPVPAGLAIEIMRPGIAGFVFSRSGLGAKDGLTVAQGVGVIDPDYRGEILVWLLNTSGQTQTIERGQRIAQLVFLPVFAARLTAADALGETARGAGGFGHTGKV
- a CDS encoding endonuclease III domain-containing protein, whose product is MSRSGERIRGMYRAFAEALGPSRWWPGDTPFEVAVGAILTQNTNWKNVERAIANLKQAQAMTERGLRALPSARLEELIRPAGYFRIKTKRLTDFLDFLEEESGLDIEALSRKSLEELRPKLLAVRGIGPETADSILCYALGKQTFVVDAYTMRMFSRHQLIPEQTDYHEVQEIIQSSLPASVQDYNEFHALIVRAAKEWCHKSRPLCAQCPGRSLLPDTDRMAI
- a CDS encoding 50S ribosomal protein L11 methyltransferase, with the translated sequence MTQDLLKIEFSLPEADYDAAVLFLSTAIQHGWEESQAVDGTTHFSTYLENHEEGREVARQIGARWPHSGIRTEEAQSQDWGQSWREFFTPIECGGRFEILPPWLSDEQHAEFTPIIIEPKMAFGTGHHPTTALCLTCIADLNREGHIAPGMEFLDLGTGSGILGIGLAKLGLHGLGLDIDPQAIACARENAEINAVAEAFSVAVGGITTLPEDKRFQVIVANILSKPLIFMAKDILSHLAPGGCLALSGILVEQAQDVIRAYKRLGLPDPVQRDEGEWCGLLWTHVVRAEGAES
- a CDS encoding glutamate synthase-related protein is translated as MLFQPINRNYHDFSIVRDKDLCINCKVCVRQCSYEAHFWDEARQKVMHDNAKCVGCHRCEAMCPTGALLIQKKRSDFKDNALWRPEFLKYIYKQADTGGVLLTGMGSPVNIPVYWDKLLLDASQVTNPSIDPLREPMELKTFLGSKPDKLEFVKTKDGSPKLKTKLAPQIELNYPIMFSAMSFGSINFNLHVAMAKAATELGICYNTGEGGLHKSLYPYGKNTIVQVASGRFGVHRDYLNAGTGIEIKVGQGAKPGIGGHLPGEKINAMVSETRMVPLGSDAISPAPHHDIYSIEDLHQLIFALKEASEYRVPVSVKIAAVHNVAAIASGIVRAGADIVAIDGIRGGTGAAPGMIRDNVGIPIELALATVDQRLRDEGIRNRASIVAAGGTRCSADVIKAIALGADACYIATSALISVGCTLCGKCYTGKCPWGIATNDARLAKRQNPEVAAKKMVNLVRAWGHEIEEMLGGMGLNSIESLRGNRDKLRAVGLSDTEMDILGVKHAGR
- a CDS encoding murein hydrolase activator EnvC family protein, with amino-acid sequence MILRLLTVLWLAAAFALSVPLPAAWAQGAQLEKTLRNERLKAEERKGEVRRLAAREKSLAGKLGEVETRMKATQARIAKQEEELALIRAEEARHAGQYEELRVRREKSVRELRRLLELLWPVQAQGMQEGARLADGWDSADRRFQWNGAAYARARAMLEDVRRQEQELSGVLERQRELEQRVDRQLAAVNAEKDALLKDRLALNARMNQVNSQRRDLEGELQGILKTIQQLNYQLVSLRGRKFEAFKAALPWPVGGRVVTAFAPEGKPARRGIGIATGEAATVRSVFWGKVVHNDVLRGLGKVVILYHGGDYYTLYAYLSETSVEPGQDVEKDEPIGRAGYYPEAHGNGLYFELRFHQKPINPQLWLMPAH